The sequence GTGCTTGCCTATAAACTGCTCTTCACTGTTACAGCTTTCATTATGGGCAGTGGAAATTAACTGCGTCAACACTAAAAGTTAAATTGTTTTAatggaaaatcaataaaaagcaaagttaaaaaccgaataatacaaattaatttctttgCAATTGTAATTCACACTCCATGAAATTTCTACCTACCTACCTGTGAAATCTACTAGGAGGGATACTGGGGAAGGTGCCCATTTTCAATAcgacacacacatatttacacacacacacacacacacacttacatagcACACTTTGATGGGCAGAAAAGGCCACCGTTGTTGAAAGACAACATCATAATAGCCACAGTtatttcctgaaaaaaaattcCTTTTCCCAAACTCAGATaagtaaacaaaggaaaggTTTCTGTCCGGatgtcttcttctgtggtgctgAGATAGTCCCAACAGTGTGAAACAGTATGACGTACTGCAGCACTGTGCTCCATTTGTTCTGCTCGGCTGCAGGCTGGCTGATAACTTGGACTGTtagaataaagtcaaaatcagTTAGTCGTGCGTATGGAGTCTTGTGAGGGCAACACAATCAAATACCAATGAATCTGATGTTTTAGCAGAATAAGGATGAAACCAAGTAACATTTTTCagtcatgtatgtatgtagttcATACAGTTTACATCATTGGTGCGTAGAGTTAATATACACCAACTGCCTGTGTTAAACATGGCAGACTAATAAAAAAGAAGTCAGACACAACAAGCACATTTTACACACGTTCTTCAAATCCCACTGTCTGAATAAGAGCCAGGCAGAATCCCCTCCATATCTTTTTTCATCTATTGCTTTGCCATGCAGCACTTATCTGCAGTAGTGTCTTGCTTGCATGTGATTATGACCAAGAGGTAACGGTGGATTACGAAACTCATAATACACTATATATGAATTCTGTGCCGGGGCATGCTGTCATTTTGTCATAGATTACATCCTCAAAGCCACCCATACAGACTGAGCCCCTTTCTTAGACTGCTCTTCAGCCTTAGAGAACTGTTCTCAACTGATAAGGTGGtaatgagaaaaagaggatgGGGATAATCATTCTGCATTCACCGCTGTGGTATTACAGGTAATTTCCCTGTGAAAACCCTCAGAGGAAGCTTTGCCGAGCTGAAGAGGCATATTAAAGAGCTTTTGCTGATAAACGTTAAAAGGCTCAAGGCTTTAGCTGTGTTTGTGATTATCTGAAGAATTTCTTCACGCTGGAGCCAGTCAGCATTGTGGTGGGATTGTGTCGGGAAAGTGATTATAATATAGTCCTTTAGGCTTTCTTTTCAGGAGGAGATAAACACTAATATTTGAAGAAGTCTCAGAAATGATGCTCCTCCCTTTCTTGCCCGGTGCCCCGTCTGCAGGTTTTCTTTGAGTTTTCCTTTGAGTTCAGTTTTTACTTTTGATGTGTAAATCAAGACTTCTGTTTGTGATTTTATCTTGCTCGTCTCTCTCAGAGCTTCCCACTGCTCCCACACTAGTTAGGCTGAGAAAGAGTGGGTATGTGGAGTGTCACTGCAAAAAGTACTGCTTCATTTGTGGATTacatgtgtaaaaataaaatacagtcaCCTATAGGTTGTTGATTGTGCCACAAAGTAGGTGCTACTTAAGGCCTAAAAGGCCATTAAATTCCCAGAGCTGATACAAGGTGACATGCTGTATGAAGGAATGTTTTAGATGAGGTATTGCCCGGTGACCTTATACCCCTCTGGTGGCATCAAAGCGTGAGCTGATGACTTCAGAGAGCAGAGCGAACAATGGACTCAAGGCGGCTTAGTATGGATTCTTGATTAGCTCGTCCCCTTACGGCACATCTGTGTCATGCCTCTGACATCTATCGTCCGCGCTTTATCTCACCGCGCAGAGAAAGTTGTCGAGCAAACTCTTATTCCGTAGAGATTATTTTTGTGGTGTTTCATTGCACAGTGGAAAGTGACAGGAGggacatgggagagagagagagagagagagagagagagagagagagagagagagagagagagagagagagagagagagagagagagagttgatatGTGGCAAATATCAGGCAAATTCCAACCCACAACATTGTGAGGACATGGTGTACACCTTGGGCCATTATACCACCAAGACACCCTGAATAAACCCTTCTGAAAATGGAAACTGTCACTTCCACTAAGAAAATTAGAAACAAACTAATTACATTTCTTTGAAGTACAGTagaatccctttttttttttctttcaaacttCAGACTTTCAAACTGACCGGTCCACTTAACAGGCATAATACAGCTCTTCacaattgatttgacacatttctccaaattaagGTCCATGCTCTCAAAACAGTTACTGTAACACAGCCATCTGAGCACAGCCAATCTTCATGATGATTTAGCAAAactaaatgtacattttcactgttttcacgtaaaaaacaaaactagatATATCAGTTTTCCAAACGCTACACACAAAACTCTCCAAACAAAAATCCATGCTCTCAAAATAGTTCACACAGCTGTCTAAACTCTTTTACAAAACTACCTTTAACTAGTACTCTAAAAATACCTGTTCattgttttcacacaaattacaaaacaacaTATACCATAAATCCTCTGGCCGGACAGAAATAAAATGGGTCTGGAGGAATAAAGTGATTGGTtacaacagtaaacttgtttGTGGTTTCTTTTGTAACAAATTGTGATTCATCATGTTCATCAACACTCCCACCTCCTTACAGCATCACACGTAGACAAACATGTAAAACATCATGATGTCATATAtgacatcaaaaaaaaaaagacaaatctaCTACATGTGAAATATTATGTGTTATAGTGTTTCCAAAAGTGTGAGGAACAGACATGTTGCTTACTATAAGGAAAATATTTCATCAATAAATTATGAATACAATTCCATAAAATCAGATTATGGTAAACATGTTTTATCATCAGTATTGTTAGTGTGAATATATCTGAATATTTTATCTTATCAGTAGATGACGTGTAGTTTTGTGATCTGATATGAAAGCAGCACTTCATTTTGCAGTGGAGTTGGGCTGTTTTGTAAAATGAGAGTCTGTTTTACAGACTGTGTTaactgttcattcattcattttctctacccactTCATCCATTTCAGTgtcacagggggctggagcctatcccagcatgcattgggtagAAGGCaagaaacaccctggacaggtcgccagtccatcgCAGGGctaagacagatagacagacactcagtcacactcacattcatacctatggacaagttagagtctccagtctacctGACTCGCACGTCTTTGGACTGcgggaggaaacccacacaaacacagggagaacatgtaAATGGATATTTGACTTTTTGTAGGCAGCATCAAACTGCAAGGACTCCTTTGTTGTATCATAGATGGGTTATTAGACTCATATATCAAGAGTGAGTGGagttttattttccccttttaACCCAGTGGAAATTGGCACAATGCACTTATACGCATTCAGATTTTCTGGCTTATCGAATATCAACGTTAATGTTCCTTAAGTTGATTTTGAGTTGATTTTCTCTTCAATTTTTGGCCTTTCTTCTACTTCTTTCTGCAGACTTTCATCCAGATTCAGAGCTGTAGTGGTTTGCTAAAGCCAGAATGGATTTCACTGCCTTTGACATTTGTTAGCACCATTACTTAGCCAAATGTCTGCAGTCACATGTCTTGATTAAGATTTAGGGATGtgtattttcaaataaactatttttATGAAGGTCCTGGACTGCTAGAAAAGTCACTTGGAAGCTGTGTTGATGATTTAATGTATACTTAATGTAATCTTGATTACATTAAACCATGTTGATGCAACCTATTAGTCTCATGATAGGACACAGAGTGTCTCGCTCTGAGCTGGGTCATTCTGCTGATGTTCACAAGACAAGATCAGGGTCAAATGGATTAGTTAATGAATGACTGGCCATCGCTGCACCTGCCAAACAGAGGACAGTGTCACCTCATGTCTGATGCTTACCACCTCTGTCACTAACAGAATGTATTCAGGTTGTCTGAAACACAGAGATAAAATAAAGCACAGGATGTTCGCCtttatttgtttccatttaCTCTCCAGACTGCACTATGTGTGCTGGTTGGCAGTCGATCTGCTCTGGCCTTGTGATAGTaaaagagagaagtgtgtgtgtgtgtgtgtgtgtgtgtgtgtgtgtgagagagagagagagagatagagagagagagagagagagagagagagagagagagattgagagttTGTGGGAATTTTGTTCCCATTTTTTTTGGAGACATGGAAAGGGAATGATTACTAAACATTGGTGTAGACCATTCCACCTGGGGtatgagcatgcacacactaTGGCCTCAGTATGACCATATAATTTATGTACGGTCTTATTttgttcagaagttatgaaacTACAGGCAATAGAATGAATaccaataccaactttggattactaaaaggtttatcttcatactttgccTATGCTAGTTGGCTATGATTACTGAagatactgtatgctaaagtgttattATGCGCACCAGAGAGAGCTATATGtaccggagacacagagatgactTTGGTGCCAATCCCCTCATcagggtaaggtgaccaatgggccaaactctcAAAAAGTCGGTGTAGTCCTTTACAGTAAAAGCACCATGcattactgtatgtgctgtAGGTGAGATTTGTGTGCGGCGACTAATTTTATTGTCTTTATCTGTAGGAGTGGAATGAGAAGCTGGCCTTACTTGCAAAGGAGAGAGCGGCGTCATGCCACACAGACCCCTCCCCTCAGCACTCGCCTCCGTTCGATCACATCGGCTGGAATACTCATCTCTCTGCCTATGGAGTCACCTCGTTTTCTGAAGTCATCGACTCTTGGTTTGAGGAGGGACGAGATTATCTGTACTCGAGCGGGCAATGTAGAGAGAACGCCACCTGTCAACACTATACACAGGTACAGCAACAGCAAACTGCATTCACAACAGTAtattatatgtatgtgtgaagACCTAGATTTACAGACAGCTGTTTGATTGCTGTCAGGTGCTAATGTCCTGTATCTCAATCCCTCTGTTGTTGTGTAGCTGGTGTGGGCCACTTCAAGTCACGTGGGCTGTGCCAGCCAACTGTGCCTGAGAGATGAAGGCCTCTGGGAGCTTTACGTCTGCGCATATGCCCCCGGGTAAGAATTAAACCACTAAAGGCTGTCACCTTTTCCCAATACTGAGAATGTTAAATCCATCTGAAGTCAACATAGTTCAAAAACAAATCAGTCCTTGGATTTTTAGCTTGATTGACACTGACAAGGTCCTGCATCAAACTGTAATGCAGCTTTCAAATCACCAGTTTACTGAAAATATcaatatgcaaatgaaaaaattacaaattcatGCATGTAATGTGGTGATCCTGCATGTAATGAAAATATGCTGCCAGTTAATTCAGACTTAAGCTACTGTATTATGATGCAGAGAAAATCATGGCAATATAATAAGAGTTGGAGACTGTGAGCTGGATTGTCTAACATTAAACCCCTGCTCTGTCAGGAGATTTGACATTGTTTTGAACGTCAGAAAGTTACAGCCCATCTTCCACGACTCGAGATCTTTTCACATCTGAGAGGCAAGACCTCACCTTTTgtgtattgttttcatttttgtgctctgcagtgtgtatttgtatcGTTGCAGGGGCAACTGGGAGGTGAACGGGCGGCTGGTGGTGCCCTATAAGACCGGGCTGTACTGCTCCCTCTGCACCTCTTCCATGTCTGGCTGCTTCAGATTATGGGACCATGTAGGAGGATTGTGTGGTAAGAGAATATTTATACCCTAGAGCCACCAAAGGAAAGGGCTACAGTAGCAATTTGTGCTGTCATTGGACAGTTAGAGTATCTTTCAGAAGAAGCACTCAGCCTGGTCTGTACACCAAAAATTAATGGGTTTCAGTCAGGCATTTCCTCAAGGATGTTacttggaaaatgaaaaatgcccaTAGTCATACTGTTTTTGAATGATAATACTCTAGATCACAAACTTCCTTCCTGCAATACCTGATAATTTCAGCTACCTGATGCAGTTTTAGAGAGGTACATGCTAATATAACCGCATTCTAACTTCATGGGCATTTTTGCACATGTGCCACCTAGGTCATATTTAGCTACTGTATCTTTCCTATGCAAATGTAGCCCCATTTCACACGGATGACCGATGAATACAtactgtaatatttctgctAATGAAATATTATGGTTCCTGTCTAAGCAGGGTTTGttattcatttaaaattaaattgtTCCAGAGTATCCTGTTGATCATTCGACTGGAATTTCAGTTCTGTCGATGATGACAGCTGATGCAAATTTGGGAAAATTTGCATCAGATGTGCAACTTGCAATAAATTTGATGTGAAACACACTCTTCCCCACACAGCACGCAGATATTCTGAATcgagcagcaacaacaacaacttagGTGTAGACAagagtgatagatagatagatagatagatagattttttgaatgttttgtgtctcaagtcttaagtatatttattgtgtgtgtgtgtgtgtgtgcgcacatttGCTTCAGAGACCCCAAAGAACCCATGCCGTATGAACTGTGGTCAGCATGGCCATCTTAACGTTTCATCCTGCAAGTGCCATTGTGGCCCAGGGTTCACCGGACGCTTCTGCCAGGGTAACAGTCTTCAGCATCATCTATATATGTATCAACATAATGTATAGAGCCAAATAgagctatatacagtatatatataggtATAAAGCCACAAGGATGCCTCACTGAACTGGGTCTATTCTTTTTCTCTTAATATACACAGTAGAGAAGCAGCATTCACCGTACTAAACTTCTGTTTTTCAGTGCggtgcagtgtgcagtgtgtacaTGGTCGTTATAAGGAAGAAGAATGCTCATGCCAGTGTGATGTTGGCTATGGCGGTGCTGAGTGTGCAGGTGAGTGCAAAGTGCTTtggtaggtgtatgtgtgtctttgtgttttcatgtaCCTCAGCAATTTTTACTCTGAGACACAGATTGGCTTTCCTTTAGAGAAAAATGAAACCAAATAGTAAACGtaaagtagtaaaaaaaaaaaagatgagtttCAAAATTTaaacacatgcgcacgcacgcacacacacacacacacacacacacacacacacacacacacacactgatgtaatTTATCTGGTTTCtggtacatttacatttgtctTTAGGGGTGCCAAGTCTGGTGATATGTTGCTATCAATCAAGACATCAAATGAAAACACCAGCATGTTTGACTTTTTGTAGGCAGCATCAAACTGCAAAGACTCCTTTGTATCATAAATGGGCTATAAGATTCATATATTGAGAGTGAGTCCACAATGCATTTGTCTGCATTCATATTTTCTGGCTCAGTAAATAACAAAATTAATGTTCTTTAAGTTGATTTTGGGTTGATTTCCTCTTCAACTTGTTTCTGCAAATTTCCATCCAGATTAGAGCCAGGATGGCTTTGACTGTTAGCACTGTTACTTAGccaaatgtactgtataaaaCTGTTCCCCTCAGCCAGAAAAATAGATTCAAGTCTGTTCAGTGAGCTTGAGCCAAGACGGACGGTCAATGCCATTACTTCTGTTGTCGGCTGCTCTGAGGCTCTCCATGTGTTGGCTGCTGGTGTCCCAACAGAGAAGCTGCAGTTTCCCTTCCACAGCTGTGATGTCAGGATAGATGGAGAGTGCTTCATGGTGTCTCCAGAAGCTGACACCTACTATGGAGCCAAGAGTCACTGCCAGGtgagagacaggtgtgtgttACCCACAGAGAGAGTCTCTACAGCAACAGCGCATTGTTTTCCCCACTTAGTGCCTTAAGAGAGTATTCTGTGAGTGTACTTATGGTATAAAGAGTTTGATTGTGCTTTCAGTCTGGCTTTTGGTTTGTTTGACCCACCAGGACCGAGGGGGTATTCTAGCTCAGATCCACAACCAGAAGGTTCAGGACATTCTGGCGTTTTATCTCAGCCAGCTGGAGACGAGCAATGAGGTCACCAACTCCGACTTTGAGACACGCAACTTCTGGATTGGTACAGTCATCCATCTTTGTCATCACTGTCCATCAAATACATGTATAACCATCATATGGAAACACACATGTTCTCATGTGGCACTAGggaaatccccccccccacccccccccccccacccacacacacacacacacacagggagctacagaacagcaccctccCTACTCACTGGGACACTCTGTCACCCTTTTGACCAGAAATACCAGCAGGATGCTGCTCTAAAGAACATCGGATGTAAATAATATCAGTTCCAACTTGTGTAAGAGAAAGCAGTGTTTCTGCTCCACAGGTCTGACATATAAACCTCTGAAGGACTCATTCCGCTGGGACACAGGAGAGATCCCCGCATTCAGCAGCTTCGCCTTTGGACAGCCTGACAACCAGGGGTAAGAGACACACTCACTAACTGACAGatattatatactgtagtatacaTAGAGACAGAAGGGGCGGTGCAGTGGATCTAAACTCATAAAACATCTATATCAACTAAGCGGtagaaaacattttctttttcttgagGCTTATTGACCTGCAGATGTATCTGCCTAAGCATGTGCTATTTGTGCGAGGTACCACTTATTTGCACACTGTGATTCATTGGATAATCACAAataggtatttttttttacagttttttatcTGAAATTAAATCCAGCATTTAAGCAGCATTCAAGCTAACAAAATCCGATGATATATTCACAAGTTTACAAGTTATACGGCAAGTCCATACAGTTGAACATTGCAGTTTGATAATGCCCCCAGGTAAAGTTGGAGGCTGACATGCAATCCTCACCATGACCActagatgtctctctctctctctctctctctctatctctctatctatctatctatctatctatctatctatctcacacatgcactcattcgctccttctctctctctctctgtctagcttTGGGAACTGTGTAGAGCTGCAGGCATCGAGTGCCTTCAACTGGAACGACCAGCGCTGTAAAACACGTAACCGATACATTTGCCAGTATGGTGAGGCTCTTCTGGGAAAGGGTGGATGAAAGAGTCGGTGGGGCAAAGGAAGAGTTTTCTTTTGTAGAATTGGCTGGCCAAGTAACATAACACTTGGCCAGCCAATTTCTACATTTGATACAGGCAACAACCAGAATCCAGAGCAGTCAAGACCTGCCAGTGGATTTTGGACACGTTGTTCATCTCTGTGACAAGAGATAAGTGTACAATGGCAAATAGCTGGAAATACAGTTACAATTTCATCCGGTGAGGAACGTAGAGAatatcagggttttttttttttgtcactcaCAGAATAAACAAAATAACTTTTATTGACTGGAATAAGCTACTACCCACAGCCATAGATAATAAATTGTATATTAAAAACCCCTACCTTTGCCTATAAATCAATTCTTAATGATTTTTCCCTTTACCCATCAGTTAATTATTAACCACAGACATCATTGCCATGTTGACTTTATTTGGTCAGCGTGGTCTCTGGTTTTCCTCTGTTATGGGCATCAGCTTTCCTCTCCATTCTGAGGTTGTTTTCGGCTTATGTTTgatgtttctttgtttgaggCCACAGTCAAAATGTCTCTTGATCTGTGCCGGCCCTGCCGCAATATCAAAGGCTTCAGTTTTTGGGAAATGGAGCCACACCTCCTAGTCCTGTCTgttttccctttctgtctttaGTCCAGTTTTTACTTTACTCACtagtttctgtctgttttagtTCATTTGTCTTctatagacatactgtatgtagtccCATTCAGTTGCTCTAACTGGGCTAGCACCTTTTCTCATATCAAATTGGGTGCTCCTCAGAACTATTGCTGTCATTCCCTCCACCTGCTGTACTCAAGCCCCACTGTGACAGACAGTTAGCATTGAAGTGCTTTATATTAAAGCTTCTGTCTCTGAcaatcaacatactgtatagggcgaaatgtaaaatgttaatcCAATGTGTCCGTTAATGATCTGAACATAGCATTTAATTCTCAGTGTGACGCCGCCCACACATTTAAACAAGGCACTCTTTCAAAATCAATGGCACTCACTGCTCGCCATCAAGAGCCTTTTAGGGATCAATATACGTCAGCTCCACAAAGGCTTGCAGtgtttagacacacacataccacttACATTGATCGCGAGGAATGAGATGGTGGCAGATGTTTGTTTGCTTTAGCTTGGTTGTGTGCGTCTTTGCGAGTGGTTGCTCTGTAATCTCCTATTGATCAGCCATAGCCGTCTGAATGTGGTCAGTGTTGCTAGGATGACATTTTACAGCCTGCTTTTTGAAGAGCTCctaatccccctctctcttagTAGTTAGCAAAGTTATCTTGCTCTTTGTGTAGAGCAAACATCATTCATGAGAACTGCATCATGATCAGGAGAAGCCGAGAGAGCCAGACTATAAGATGAAAGGCAAGTTGGCCTGTATGGAGGTCGTTTGACAACAGTAATGCAGCTAAATTAGCTGAACACTCCAGTTCACAATCAATCATCTTTTTCACTTGAGCTcttgaaataaaagcaaaatttCACTGGAGCAACAAAGAGTGAAATGAATAGATTTGACTGATTATGAgaacccccctacacacacacacacacacacacacacacacacacagacacacacaccctccactcCACTAGAGTAATTACCAGCCTgcattgctgtgttgtgttaatTGGTAATAAAATGATAAGTGGATATCACATAGCCTGAGGC is a genomic window of Centroberyx gerrardi isolate f3 chromosome 1, fCenGer3.hap1.cur.20231027, whole genome shotgun sequence containing:
- the LOC139918570 gene encoding C-type lectin domain family 18 member A-like gives rise to the protein MAANMQKMEWNEKLALLAKERAASCHTDPSPQHSPPFDHIGWNTHLSAYGVTSFSEVIDSWFEEGRDYLYSSGQCRENATCQHYTQLVWATSSHVGCASQLCLRDEGLWELYVCAYAPGGNWEVNGRLVVPYKTGLYCSLCTSSMSGCFRLWDHVGGLCETPKNPCRMNCGQHGHLNVSSCKCHCGPGFTGRFCQVRCSVQCVHGRYKEEECSCQCDVGYGGAECAEKLQFPFHSCDVRIDGECFMVSPEADTYYGAKSHCQDRGGILAQIHNQKVQDILAFYLSQLETSNEVTNSDFETRNFWIGLTYKPLKDSFRWDTGEIPAFSSFAFGQPDNQGFGNCVELQASSAFNWNDQRCKTRNRYICQYDMSMSGELKSSRSRTASKRASSTSYGSEFDLDYDSYQEDYYDRVYDYQRVPASLPPLPQGPSLAKRSRSSSYSSGHRRSRDRTHSKSSRAHSTSSTTAKLGMEELQVIKRELTLIKTQIDGLLDSLDRMDTQRNDHKGSPLREDSPAGSPYALSASSPEHSLSSLSPPSSRHRIQRESPDLREAADDDHHTMSNHSSDLEEEI